Proteins found in one Actinomycetota bacterium genomic segment:
- a CDS encoding transcriptional repressor: MNSNNKNDLIHDFKKICREKKMKVTPQRTVIYTELLNSYDHPNVETLYKRVKKTFPDISFDTVYRTLSFFHDIGIAEIIEGLSPTRRYEGNTLKHYHFICRKCGNIYDIENVPFNFKTPKEVEMNYDVLNIRVLFEGICKNCSSG, translated from the coding sequence ATGAACTCAAATAATAAAAATGATTTAATTCATGATTTTAAAAAAATCTGCAGGGAAAAGAAAATGAAAGTCACCCCCCAGAGAACTGTAATATACACTGAACTATTAAATTCTTATGACCATCCAAATGTAGAAACTCTATATAAGAGAGTAAAGAAAACTTTTCCTGATATTTCTTTTGATACGGTATATAGAACACTGTCATTTTTTCATGACATAGGTATTGCGGAAATCATAGAAGGCCTTTCTCCAACTCGGAGATATGAAGGAAATACTCTGAAGCACTATCATTTTATATGCCGGAAATGTGGCAATATATACGATATTGAAAATGTTCCTTTTAACTTCAAAACCCCCAAAGAGGTTGAAATGAATTATGATGTTCTTAATATAAGGGTGCTTTTTGAAGGCATATGCAAAAACTGCTCATCCGGCTGA